A region from the Aphis gossypii isolate Hap1 chromosome 1, ASM2018417v2, whole genome shotgun sequence genome encodes:
- the LOC114122585 gene encoding proteasome subunit alpha type-7-like isoform X1, whose amino-acid sequence MAGNLLVGIIGNNCVVIAAEKFYENQNTICSLDGKITVAWSGYSADSMMIVDKAKMYTNTVHGLNSPANRVAEFLIDPEIRVLNNLPTLPYTESFMVASSDNNGQNLYVTDTYGTISHVLASAVGRKSDLITNVLVENYSTANKSILGTIEFALKTLCVISEPDAKLIDVSVTAFNRPFEIVDSSIVNQFLSKIEFSRIVNDAVKIDDV is encoded by the exons ATGGCCGGAAACCtctta GTTGGTATAATTGGAAATAATTGTGTTGTTATTGCTGccgaaaaattttatgaaaatcaaaatactattTGTTCACTGGATGGTAAAATCACTGTCGCTTGGTCAG GATATTCAGCCGATTCAATGATGATTGTTGACAAAGCTAAGATGTATACTAACACTGTACACGGGTTGAATTCACCAGCTAATCGTGTCGcagaatttttaattg atccTGAAATCAGAGTTCTCAATAATCTACCAACTTTGCCATATACTGAATCTTTTATGGTTGCATCTAGTGATAATAATGGacaaaatttatatgttaCAGACACATATGGTACCATATCACATGTTCTT gctAGTGCTGTAGGAAGAAAAAGTGATCTGATAACAAATGTTTTggttgaaaattattcaactgctaataaaagtattttaggAACCATAGAGTTTGCATTGAAGACACTGTGCGTAATCAGTGAACCAGATGCTAAACTTATTGATGTTTCAGTTACAGCGTTTAATAGACCATTTGAA attgtcGATAGTAGCATAGtcaatcaatttttatcaaaaattgaattctCGAGAATAGTTAATGATGCAGTAAAAATTGATGAtgtataa
- the LOC114122585 gene encoding proteasome subunit alpha type-7-like isoform X2, which yields MAGNLLVGIIGNNCVVIAAEKFYENQNTICSLDGKITVAWSGYSADSMMIVDKAKMYTNTVHGLNSPANRVAEFLIDPEIRVLNNLPTLPYTESFMVASSDNNGQNLYVTDTYGTISHVLASAVGRKSDLITNVLVENYSTANKSILGTIEFALKTLCVISEPDAKLIDVSVTAFNRPFEANCR from the exons ATGGCCGGAAACCtctta GTTGGTATAATTGGAAATAATTGTGTTGTTATTGCTGccgaaaaattttatgaaaatcaaaatactattTGTTCACTGGATGGTAAAATCACTGTCGCTTGGTCAG GATATTCAGCCGATTCAATGATGATTGTTGACAAAGCTAAGATGTATACTAACACTGTACACGGGTTGAATTCACCAGCTAATCGTGTCGcagaatttttaattg atccTGAAATCAGAGTTCTCAATAATCTACCAACTTTGCCATATACTGAATCTTTTATGGTTGCATCTAGTGATAATAATGGacaaaatttatatgttaCAGACACATATGGTACCATATCACATGTTCTT gctAGTGCTGTAGGAAGAAAAAGTGATCTGATAACAAATGTTTTggttgaaaattattcaactgctaataaaagtattttaggAACCATAGAGTTTGCATTGAAGACACTGTGCGTAATCAGTGAACCAGATGCTAAACTTATTGATGTTTCAGTTACAGCGTTTAATAGACCATTTGAAGCAA attgtcGATAG
- the LOC114122581 gene encoding uncharacterized protein LOC114122581, producing MNSENIFNGRPVALNLSTYKQLGYYQLLDPKGPYLYGCHFYRTILKIFLLVVQFITIFGVMGFFIEIEDSDANNGKSNSFELIIILTNCTLSSLKIYTLISNTKIIWDLFDLTCIDFLKCSRHSELITENFVTRCKKSTEITKWIARSFLIGLILWVMGPFIANEEYTAPNTSHRYQNIINIKFPVTVKTYNNYYFVFYLMEVAVGFCIVYGSILVDAFLMSFCWIISAQYQSITKAFATFGHKNELSSPEAIYKDFKSIIIDHQNVYLKMKSFYAVVRPITLIHVFAYSCSLIMYAYIIVTIFHSKESFIIAEIMKIVMTVSNVTIEVFIFCYLFELIDNKKEDVNFGLYSCNWTGMDIKFKRLLLMSMKMNNANRLKLKATPDVTINRPFFANV from the exons ATGAATTCGGAGAATATTTTCAACGGTAGGCCAGTGGCTCTTAACTTATCGACGTATAAGCAATTAGGCTACTATCAACTATTAGACCCAAAGGGACCGTATTTATACGGATGCCATTTTTACAGAActattctgaaaatatttctctTGGTTGTCCaatttattacgatttttGGGGTGATGGGATTCTTTATAGAGATAGAAGATAGTGATGCTAACAATGGTAAATCGAATTCCTTCGAATTGATTATTATCCTAACAAATTGTACTCTATCATCGTTGAAAATCTATACACTCatatcaaatacaaaaataatttgggaTCTCTTCGACCTCACATGTATagactttttaaaatgttctcgACATAGTGAATTGATCACGGAAAATTTTGTGACACGTTGTAAAAAGTCAACTGAAATCACAAAGTGGATAGCTCGTTCTTTTCTCATAGGACTAATTTTATGGGTGATGGGACCTTTCATCGCTAATGAAGAATACACTGCGCCCAACACTAGTCAccgatatcaaaatattatcaacattaagtTCCCGGTAACAGTGAAGACCTATAACAATTACtactttgtgttttatttgatGGAAGTGGCTGTAGGATTTTGTATAGTTTATGGTTCAATTTTAGTAGACGCTTTTCTCATGTCATTTTGTTGGATTATTTCTGCACAATATCAATCGATCACTAAAGCATTTGCAACATTTggacataaaaatgaattaagttCTCCGGAAG caatttataaagatttcaaatcaattataatcgatcatcaaaatgtttattt AAAAATGAAATCATTTTATGCTGTCGTGCGACCCATTACTCTCATTCATGTTTTTGCTTATTCGTGCTCATTAATTATGTATGCATATATCATCGTAACG ATCTTTCACTCAAAAGAATCGTTCATTATTgctgaaataatgaaaatagttaTGACGGTATCAAATGTCACGATTGAAGTGTTTatcttttgttatttattcgaACTTATCGATAACAAA AAAGAAGATGTGAACTTTGGATTATACAGCTGTAATTGGACTGGGATGgacataaagtttaaacgaCTATTGTTAATGTCAATGAAAATGAACAACGCTAATCGGTTGAAGTTAAAAGCAACGCCAGATGTAACTATCAATCGGCCATTTTTTGCAAACGTATga